A DNA window from Vigna angularis cultivar LongXiaoDou No.4 chromosome 1, ASM1680809v1, whole genome shotgun sequence contains the following coding sequences:
- the LOC108344410 gene encoding auxilin-related protein 2 isoform X1, which translates to MNDFDGLFTSDFGLKPQGKSAPMAPSSKGSSKAAPLNFDFGSRSASNFDDLLAGAGSDTRRADSPFDLDSMYGGPPARSSSSPPPVYDKPVYDDDIFDGVPGMKSTSRVKFDDVFATTEKGGSDAAFDDLLGGFGKEPKSSGGKRSEKDAKGASDFDDLLAGFGHSGTPSTGRHTPDTGFSSEPTASATKTTSGMAEDPFKVFESASAPGDSSTGHFMDPLEEISKFGSSGSTKNGGSSTSNGKVYEDIDPFDGLGKSVPAFSSDINSRKGSSSPSLNTNPSRTGDKEPVDKISGRSPERDAKSKTPVENDREFPQAPFHMPTYSFDSDKPAGKRSTSPPYNNADFRQANIQADKYEDNLEPSEDIWLTVSEIPLFTQPTTSPPPSRPPPPRPVHIPKSGSTSSVSANARKKDNDFSSFPSSTRFSQGPKSAPAAERVPTSSQFDELDDFAMGRSRGNDNEGGNGLPDEELEMNSAAAAMKEAMDRAEAKFRHAKEVREREYSKAARSKEAVQMERDERTVLEEREKQERLDLERQQKEREEKEQRRLMKEKEEKEREQQRLEREKARQAVERATREARERAAADARQRAERAAVEKANAEARGRAERVAVQRAQAEARERAAALAKEKAEKAAAEAKERDAQERATAARAEAEARAKAERASVERAAAAARMSQQKNENDLESFFGMGRASSAPRPPRANSSDSVFESQFQSDATRKSTSASTSMKKASSSTNIVDDLSSIFGAAPSSGEFQEVEGESEDRRRARLERHQRTQERAAKALAEKNQRDMQTQREQAERHRLGETLDFEIKRWAAGKEGNLRALLSTLQYVLWPECGWQPVSLTDLITAAAVKKAYRKATLCIHPDKVQQKGANLQQKYVAEKVFDLLKEAWNKFNSEELF; encoded by the exons TCCAAGGGATCTTCCAAAGCGGCGCCTCTCAACTTCGATTTCGGATCGCGATCCGCCTCCAACTTCGACGATCTCCTCGCCGGCGCCGGATCCGACACTCGCCGCGCCGATTCCCCCTTCGATTTGGACTCCATGTACGGCGGGCCTCCCGCGCGGTCCTCCAGCTCGCCGCCGCCCGTCTACGACAAGCCTGTCTATGACGACGACATTTTCGACGGCGTGCCGGGGATGAAGAGCACCTCTAGGGTTAAATTCGATGATGTTTTCGCCACCACAGAGAAAGGTGGCTCTGACGCCGCGTTCGACGATCTTCTCGGCGGGTTTGGGAAGGAACCGAAAAGTTCCGGTGGGAAGAGATCGGAGAAGGATGCTAAAGGTGCTTCCGATTTCGATGATTTGCTTGCTGGATTCGGACACAGTGGGACACCATCTACTGGAag GCACACTCCTGATACCGGTTTCTCCTCAGAACCAACTGCCAGCGCGACTAAAACAACCTCTGGCATGGCTGAGGACCCTTTCAAAGTATTTGAATCAGCTTCAGCACCGGGGGATTCATCCACCGGCCACTTTATGGACCCATTGGAAGAAATCAGTAAATTTGGTAGTTCTGGAAGCACGAAAAATGGTGGTTCTTCAACTTCAAATGGCAAAGTGTATGAAGATATTGATCCATTTGATGGTCTTGGAAAATCTGTACCAGCTTTCTCATCAGATATAAATAGCAGGAAGGGTAGCAGTTCCCCAAGCTTGAATACAAACCCAAGTCGGACTGGTGATAAAGAACCAGTTGATAAGATATCTGGGAGGAGTCCTGAGAGAGACGCAAAAAGTAAGACTCCTGTTGAAAATGACAGGGAATTTCCACAGGCCCCATTTCATATGCCTACCTACTCATTTGATTCCGATAAACCAGCTGGCAAAAGGTCTACTTCCCCTCCATATAATAATGCTGATTTTAGACAAGCCAATATTCAGGCAGATAAATATGAAGATAACTTGGAACCAAGTGAAGATATATGGCTGACGGTATCAGAGATTCCTCTTTTTACACAACCAACTACTTCTCCACCACCTTCAAGACCTCCTCCTCCACGGCCAGTGCATATTCCGAAGTCAGGATCAACTTCATCAGTATCTGCTAATGCTAGAAAGAAGGataatgatttttcttcttttcctagTTCCACACGATTCTCTCAGGGTCCCAAGTCTGCTCCAGCTGCTGAAAGGGTACCCACTTCATCTCAgtttgatgaacttgatgattTTGCCATGGGCAGAAGTCGTGGTAATGATAATGAGGGTGGAAATGGTCTTCCTGATGAAGAATTAGAGATGAACTCTGCTGCTGCAGCTATGAAGGAGGCAATGGATAGAGCTGAAGCTAAGTTTAGGCATGCAAAGGAAGTTAGGGAGAGAGAGTATTCAAAAGCTGCTAGAAGCAAAGAAGCTGTGCAAATGGAAAGAGATGAGAGAACTGTGCTcgaggagagagaaaaacagGAAAGGTTAGACCTTGAACGGCAGCAAAAGGAGAGGGAGGAAAAGGAGCAGAGAAGacttatgaaagaaaaagaggagaaagaaagagaacaaCAACGACTGGAGAGGGAAAAGGCAAGACAGGCTGTAGAACGAGCTACCAGAGAAGCACGAGAAAGAGCGGCAGCTGACGCTCGCCAAAGAGCTGAGAGGGCTGCTGTTGAGAAAGCTAATGCTGAAGCTCGAGGACGTGCTGAAAGGGTTGCAGTGCAAAGGGCACAAGCTGAAGCTCGTGAAAGGGCTGCTGCATTGGCGAAAGAAAAAGCTGAAAAGGCTGCTGCTGAGGCAAAGGAGAGGGATGCACAAGAAAGAGCTACAGCTGCAAGGGCTGAAGCGGAAGCACGAGCTAAAGCAGAACGTGCCAGTGTAGAAAGGGCTGCAGCTGCTGCAAGAATGAGCCaacaaaagaatgaaaatgatcTTGAGTCATTCTTTGGCATGGGTCGAGCTAGTAGTGCCCCAAGGCCTCCTAGGGCCAACTCTTCA GACTCTGTATTTGAATCCCAATTTCAGTCAGATGCAACGAGGAAATCTACTAGTGCATCTACAAGTATGAAAAAAGCATCATCATCCACTAATATTGTTGATGATCTTTCCTCAATTTTTGGAG CTGCTCCATCATCTGGAGAGTTCCAGGAAGTTGAAGGGGAAAGTGAAGACAGGCGACGAGCCAGATTGGAGCGCCACCAGAGGACTCAGGAGCGAGCT GCAAAGGCATTGGCTGAGAAGAATCAGAGGGACATGCAAACTCAAAGAGAACAAGCTGAGAGACAT AGGCTTGGCGAAACACTGGATTTTGAAATTAAGCGCTGGGCTGCAGGAAAAGAGGGGAATTTACGAGCTTTGCTATCCACCTTACAATAT GTACTGTGGCCTGAATGTGGTTGGCAGCCAGTTTCTTTGACTGATTTGATTACAGCTGCTGCTGTTAAAAAAGCCTACAGGAAAGCTACGTTGTGTATCCATCCTGATAAAGTGCAGCAGAAGGGTGCCAATCTACAGCAGAAATATGTTGCGGAGAAGGTGTTTGATCTACTCAAG GAAGCCTGGAATAAATTCAACTCCGAGGAGCTTTTCTAG
- the LOC108344410 gene encoding auxilin-related protein 2 isoform X2, whose protein sequence is MKSHTPDTGFSSEPTASATKTTSGMAEDPFKVFESASAPGDSSTGHFMDPLEEISKFGSSGSTKNGGSSTSNGKVYEDIDPFDGLGKSVPAFSSDINSRKGSSSPSLNTNPSRTGDKEPVDKISGRSPERDAKSKTPVENDREFPQAPFHMPTYSFDSDKPAGKRSTSPPYNNADFRQANIQADKYEDNLEPSEDIWLTVSEIPLFTQPTTSPPPSRPPPPRPVHIPKSGSTSSVSANARKKDNDFSSFPSSTRFSQGPKSAPAAERVPTSSQFDELDDFAMGRSRGNDNEGGNGLPDEELEMNSAAAAMKEAMDRAEAKFRHAKEVREREYSKAARSKEAVQMERDERTVLEEREKQERLDLERQQKEREEKEQRRLMKEKEEKEREQQRLEREKARQAVERATREARERAAADARQRAERAAVEKANAEARGRAERVAVQRAQAEARERAAALAKEKAEKAAAEAKERDAQERATAARAEAEARAKAERASVERAAAAARMSQQKNENDLESFFGMGRASSAPRPPRANSSDSVFESQFQSDATRKSTSASTSMKKASSSTNIVDDLSSIFGAAPSSGEFQEVEGESEDRRRARLERHQRTQERAAKALAEKNQRDMQTQREQAERHRLGETLDFEIKRWAAGKEGNLRALLSTLQYVLWPECGWQPVSLTDLITAAAVKKAYRKATLCIHPDKVQQKGANLQQKYVAEKVFDLLKEAWNKFNSEELF, encoded by the exons ATGAAATC GCACACTCCTGATACCGGTTTCTCCTCAGAACCAACTGCCAGCGCGACTAAAACAACCTCTGGCATGGCTGAGGACCCTTTCAAAGTATTTGAATCAGCTTCAGCACCGGGGGATTCATCCACCGGCCACTTTATGGACCCATTGGAAGAAATCAGTAAATTTGGTAGTTCTGGAAGCACGAAAAATGGTGGTTCTTCAACTTCAAATGGCAAAGTGTATGAAGATATTGATCCATTTGATGGTCTTGGAAAATCTGTACCAGCTTTCTCATCAGATATAAATAGCAGGAAGGGTAGCAGTTCCCCAAGCTTGAATACAAACCCAAGTCGGACTGGTGATAAAGAACCAGTTGATAAGATATCTGGGAGGAGTCCTGAGAGAGACGCAAAAAGTAAGACTCCTGTTGAAAATGACAGGGAATTTCCACAGGCCCCATTTCATATGCCTACCTACTCATTTGATTCCGATAAACCAGCTGGCAAAAGGTCTACTTCCCCTCCATATAATAATGCTGATTTTAGACAAGCCAATATTCAGGCAGATAAATATGAAGATAACTTGGAACCAAGTGAAGATATATGGCTGACGGTATCAGAGATTCCTCTTTTTACACAACCAACTACTTCTCCACCACCTTCAAGACCTCCTCCTCCACGGCCAGTGCATATTCCGAAGTCAGGATCAACTTCATCAGTATCTGCTAATGCTAGAAAGAAGGataatgatttttcttcttttcctagTTCCACACGATTCTCTCAGGGTCCCAAGTCTGCTCCAGCTGCTGAAAGGGTACCCACTTCATCTCAgtttgatgaacttgatgattTTGCCATGGGCAGAAGTCGTGGTAATGATAATGAGGGTGGAAATGGTCTTCCTGATGAAGAATTAGAGATGAACTCTGCTGCTGCAGCTATGAAGGAGGCAATGGATAGAGCTGAAGCTAAGTTTAGGCATGCAAAGGAAGTTAGGGAGAGAGAGTATTCAAAAGCTGCTAGAAGCAAAGAAGCTGTGCAAATGGAAAGAGATGAGAGAACTGTGCTcgaggagagagaaaaacagGAAAGGTTAGACCTTGAACGGCAGCAAAAGGAGAGGGAGGAAAAGGAGCAGAGAAGacttatgaaagaaaaagaggagaaagaaagagaacaaCAACGACTGGAGAGGGAAAAGGCAAGACAGGCTGTAGAACGAGCTACCAGAGAAGCACGAGAAAGAGCGGCAGCTGACGCTCGCCAAAGAGCTGAGAGGGCTGCTGTTGAGAAAGCTAATGCTGAAGCTCGAGGACGTGCTGAAAGGGTTGCAGTGCAAAGGGCACAAGCTGAAGCTCGTGAAAGGGCTGCTGCATTGGCGAAAGAAAAAGCTGAAAAGGCTGCTGCTGAGGCAAAGGAGAGGGATGCACAAGAAAGAGCTACAGCTGCAAGGGCTGAAGCGGAAGCACGAGCTAAAGCAGAACGTGCCAGTGTAGAAAGGGCTGCAGCTGCTGCAAGAATGAGCCaacaaaagaatgaaaatgatcTTGAGTCATTCTTTGGCATGGGTCGAGCTAGTAGTGCCCCAAGGCCTCCTAGGGCCAACTCTTCA GACTCTGTATTTGAATCCCAATTTCAGTCAGATGCAACGAGGAAATCTACTAGTGCATCTACAAGTATGAAAAAAGCATCATCATCCACTAATATTGTTGATGATCTTTCCTCAATTTTTGGAG CTGCTCCATCATCTGGAGAGTTCCAGGAAGTTGAAGGGGAAAGTGAAGACAGGCGACGAGCCAGATTGGAGCGCCACCAGAGGACTCAGGAGCGAGCT GCAAAGGCATTGGCTGAGAAGAATCAGAGGGACATGCAAACTCAAAGAGAACAAGCTGAGAGACAT AGGCTTGGCGAAACACTGGATTTTGAAATTAAGCGCTGGGCTGCAGGAAAAGAGGGGAATTTACGAGCTTTGCTATCCACCTTACAATAT GTACTGTGGCCTGAATGTGGTTGGCAGCCAGTTTCTTTGACTGATTTGATTACAGCTGCTGCTGTTAAAAAAGCCTACAGGAAAGCTACGTTGTGTATCCATCCTGATAAAGTGCAGCAGAAGGGTGCCAATCTACAGCAGAAATATGTTGCGGAGAAGGTGTTTGATCTACTCAAG GAAGCCTGGAATAAATTCAACTCCGAGGAGCTTTTCTAG
- the LOC108325451 gene encoding amino acid permease 3: MPENAATTNLQNYGIQDDVAMHSESYSKHYDDDGRLKRTGTVWTASSHIITAVIGSGVLSLAWGIAQLGWIAGPTVMLLFSLVTFYSSSLLVQCYRAEHPNYGKRNYTYMDAVRSILGGDKVRLCGILQYLVMLGIVIGYTIAASISMMAIRRSNCFHQSGGKSPCHMNSNLYMIIFGATQIVLSQIPDFDQIWWLSTVAAIMSFTYSIIGLSLGIAKVAEEGTFRGSLTGITTGSVSLSQKIWRTSQALGDIAFAYSYAVVLVEIQDTIKSPPSEAKTMKKASLVSVTVTTVFYMVCGCTGYAAFGDAAPGNLLTGFGFYNPYWLVDIANAAIVIHLVGACQVFSQPLFAFVEKGVTQRCPSLERELKIPIPGFPPYKLKMFRLVWRTLYVLFTTLVAMLIPFFNDVVGVIGALGFWPLNVYFPVEMYISQKKIPKWSNRWISLKIFTVTCLIVSVVAAVGSVAGVLLDLKKYKPFHTNY, translated from the exons ATGCCTGAAAATGCAGCCACAACCAACCTTCAAAATTATGGCATCCAAGATGATGTGGCTATGCATTCAGAGAGTTACTCCAAACACTATGATGATGATGGTCGTCTCAAACGAACCG GAACTGTTTGGACTGCAAGCTCGCACATAATAACTGCAGTGATAGGATCTGGGGTGCTATCACTGGCTTGGGGCATAGCTCAGCTAGGATGGATAGCCGGTCCTACTGTCATGCTCTTGTTCTCTTTGGTTACCTTCTATAGTTCATCATTGCTGGTTCAATGTTATCGTGCTGAACACCCCAATTATGGCAAGAGAAACTACACTTACATGGACGCAGTTCGCTCCATTCTTG GAGGAGACAAAGTTAGGTTGTGTGGGATACTTCAGTACCTGGTTATGCTGGGAATTGTAATTGGATACACAATTGCAGCTTCTATTAGCATGAT GGCCATTAGAAGGTCAAACTGTTTCCATCAATCTGGGGGCAAAAGCCCATGTCACATGAACAGCAACCTATACATGATCATTTTTGGTGCAACCCAGATTGTCCTTTCTCAAATTCCCGATTTTGACCAAATATGGTGGCTCTCAACAGTTGCTGCAATAATGTCTTTCACCTATTCCATAATTGGTCTCTCTCTTGGAATTGCCAAAGTTGCAG AAGAGGGGACCTTCAGAGGTAGCCTAACTGGAATAACCACTGGATCTGTGTCATTGTCccagaaaatttggaggacttCCCAAGCTCTCGGTGACATAGCCTTTGCCTATTCCTATGCTGTGGTTCTCGTGGAAATTCAG GACACCATAAAATCTCCACCTTCTGAAGCAAAAACCATGAAGAAGGCCTCGTTGGTAAGTGTTACAGTGACGACAGTATTTTACATGGTGTGTGGGTGCACGGGGTATGCTGCTTTTGGAGATGCCGCACCTGGGAATCTGCTAACTGGTTTTGGTTTCTATAACCCATATTGGCTCGTAGACATTGCCAATGCTGCAATAGTAATTCACCTTGTGGGAGCATGCCAAGTGTTTTCCCAACCCCTCTTTGCCTTTGTGGAGAAAGGGGTGACACAAAGATGCCCCAGCCTTGAAAGGGAGTTAAAGATTCCAATCCCTGGTTTCCCCCCATACAAACTAAAAATGTTTAGACTAGTTTGGAGGACTTTGTATGTTCTTTTTACAACTCTCGTAGCCATGTTAATTCCATTCTTCAATGACGTCGTGGGAGTGATTGGAGCATTGGGATTTTGGCCCCTCAATGTGTACTTTCCAGTGGAGATGTATATCTCACAGAAGAAGATCCCCAAATGGAGTAACAGATGGATTAGCCTCAAAATATTTACTGTGACCTGCCTTATTGTTTCAGTTGTTGCTGCTGTTGGCTCAGTGGCAGGTGTCTTACTTGACCTTAAGAAATATAAACCATTCCACACAAACTATTAA
- the LOC108324261 gene encoding beta-galactosidase 6 isoform X2 yields the protein MENLVALVVILLLLLLLGSLTLTMGDSGFETEVTYDGRSLIIDGHRRILFSGSIHYPRSTPQMWPALIAKAKEGGLEVIQTYVFWNLHEPQIGQYDFSGRYDLVRFVKEIQAQGLYVCLRIGPYIESEWTYGGFPFWLHDIPGIVYRTDNEPFKMYMQNFTTKIVSMMQSEGLYASQGGPIILSQIENEYQNVEKAFGEDGSQYVEWAAKMALGLKTGVPWVMCKQTDAPDPVINTCNGMKCGETFTGPNSPNKPALWTENWTSFYQVYGGEAYIRSAEDIAFHVTLFIARKNGSYVNYYMYHGGTNLGRTTSAYVITSYYDQAPLDEYGLLRQPKWGHLRELHAAIKSCSTTLLEGKQSIFSLGQRQEGYVFEEEGKCVAFLVNNDDVNMFDVQFRNRSYKLPPKSISILPYCQNVTFNTATVNTKSNRRVISPIQTFSSADKWEQFQDVIPNFDQISLISNTLLEQMNVTKHKSDYLWYTLRFENNFSCSEPILNIQSAAHVTHAFADNTYLGGAHGNHDVKSFTTEVPLTLNKGTNNISILSVMVGFPDSGAFLERRFAGLTTVEIQCSEGSFDLTNSTWGYQTSFDRAKGDEGVALNLESMGKGEVWVNGQSIGRYWISFHHSKDQPSQILYHVPGSFLKDTENVLVLFEEEGGNPLHISLNTVTTTNTDD from the exons ATGTGGCCAGCGTTGATAGCAAAAGCGAAAGAAGGAGGACTCGAAGTGATTCAGACTTATGTGTTTTGGAATCTACACGAGCCCCAAATCGGACag TATGATTTCAGTGGTAGATATGACTTGGTGAGATTCGTAAAGGAAATCCAAGCTCAAGGGCTGTATGTGTGCCTCAGGATTGGGCCTTACATTGAAAGTGAATGGACTTATGG GGGATTTCCGTTCTGGTTACATGATATTCCCGGCATTGTATACCGAACTGACAATGAACCATTCAAG ATGTACATGCAAAATTTCACGACAAAAATAGTAAGCATGATGCAATCAGAGGGTTTATATGCTTCTCAAGGAGGCCCAATTATACTGTCGCAG atcgAGAATGAATATCAAAACGTGGAAAAAGCATTTGGAGAAGATGGATCACAGTATGTTGAGTGGGCTGCAAAAATGGCACTGGGCCTGAAGACTGGCGTGCCCTGGGTTATGTGCAAGCAAACTGACGCTCCTGATCCAGTG ATTAACACATGCAACGGAATGAAATGTGGAGAAACTTTTACAGGACCGAACTCCCCCAATAAGCCTGCATTGTGGACAGAGAATTGGACTTCTTT CTATCAAGTTTATGGTGGTGAGGCGTACATAAGGTCTGCGGAAGACATTGCATTCCATGTCACACTTTTTATTGCAAGAAAAAATGGAAGCTATGTCAATTACTATATG TACCATGGCGGAACTAACTTGGGGAGAACAACCTCTGCTTATGTCATAACATCCTATTATGATCAAGCTCCACTTGATGAATATG GTTTGTTAAGACAACCCAAGTGGGGACATCTCAGGGAGTTACATGCAGCAATCAAGTCCTGTTCTACCACTTTATTGGAAGGAAAGCAGAGCATTTTCTCTTTAGGACAACGGCAGGAG GGTTATGTTTTTGAAGAAGAAGGGAAGTGTGTTGCTTTCCTTGTAAACAATGATGATGTGAATATGTTTGATGTCCAATTTCGCAACAGATCATACAAGTTGCCTCCAAAGTCAATTAGTATATTACCATATTGTCAAAATGTAACTTTCAATACCGCAACT GTAAATACAAAGAGCAACAGAAGAGTCATAAGTCCAATTCAAACTTTCAGCTCAGCGGATAAATGGGAGCAATTTCAGGATGTCATCCCTAACTTTGACCAGATTTCGttaatatcaaacacattacTTGAGCAAATGAATGTAACCAAACACAAATCAGATTATCTATGGTATACTCTAAG gtttgaaaataatttctcttGTAGTGAACCAATACTCAATATTCAGTCTGCAGCTCATGTTACTCATGCTTTTGCAGACAACACATACCTAG GAGGGGCACATGGAAATCACGATGTGAAATCATTCACCACAGAGGTCCCCCTAACACTGAATAAAGGGACAAACAATATATCCATACTAAGCGTTATGGTTGGATTCCCG GATTCAGGAGCATTTCTTGAACGAAGATTTGCTGGCTTAACAACAGTGGAAATTCAGTGCAGTGAGGGGTCCTTCGATCTGACCAATTCTACATGGGGATATCAg ACATCATTTGATAGAGCTAAGGGTGATGAGGGTGTTGCCTTGAATCTTGAATCAATGGGAAAAGGGGAAGTTTGGGTGAATGGACAAAGCATTGGTCGATACTGGATCTCCTTTCACCATTCTAAAGACCAGCCTTCACAAATACT GTACCATGTGCCGGGATCGTTCCTCAAAGATACTGAAaatgttttggttttgtttgaAGAAGAAGGTGGGAATCCTCTTCACATCTCCCTCAACACGGTTACCACTACAAATACGGATGACTAA
- the LOC108324261 gene encoding beta-galactosidase 6 isoform X1: MENLVALVVILLLLLLLGSLTLTMGDSGFETEVTYDGRSLIIDGHRRILFSGSIHYPRSTPQMWPALIAKAKEGGLEVIQTYVFWNLHEPQIGQYDFSGRYDLVRFVKEIQAQGLYVCLRIGPYIESEWTYGGFPFWLHDIPGIVYRTDNEPFKMYMQNFTTKIVSMMQSEGLYASQGGPIILSQIENEYQNVEKAFGEDGSQYVEWAAKMALGLKTGVPWVMCKQTDAPDPVINTCNGMKCGETFTGPNSPNKPALWTENWTSFYQVYGGEAYIRSAEDIAFHVTLFIARKNGSYVNYYMYHGGTNLGRTTSAYVITSYYDQAPLDEYGLLRQPKWGHLRELHAAIKSCSTTLLEGKQSIFSLGQRQEGYVFEEEGKCVAFLVNNDDVNMFDVQFRNRSYKLPPKSISILPYCQNVTFNTATVNTKSNRRVISPIQTFSSADKWEQFQDVIPNFDQISLISNTLLEQMNVTKHKSDYLWYTLRFENNFSCSEPILNIQSAAHVTHAFADNTYLGGAHGNHDVKSFTTEVPLTLNKGTNNISILSVMVGFPDSGAFLERRFAGLTTVEIQCSEGSFDLTNSTWGYQVGLLGEKLQIYEPSSNAVQWGPLGNTSNQNLIWFKTSFDRAKGDEGVALNLESMGKGEVWVNGQSIGRYWISFHHSKDQPSQILYHVPGSFLKDTENVLVLFEEEGGNPLHISLNTVTTTNTDD; this comes from the exons ATGTGGCCAGCGTTGATAGCAAAAGCGAAAGAAGGAGGACTCGAAGTGATTCAGACTTATGTGTTTTGGAATCTACACGAGCCCCAAATCGGACag TATGATTTCAGTGGTAGATATGACTTGGTGAGATTCGTAAAGGAAATCCAAGCTCAAGGGCTGTATGTGTGCCTCAGGATTGGGCCTTACATTGAAAGTGAATGGACTTATGG GGGATTTCCGTTCTGGTTACATGATATTCCCGGCATTGTATACCGAACTGACAATGAACCATTCAAG ATGTACATGCAAAATTTCACGACAAAAATAGTAAGCATGATGCAATCAGAGGGTTTATATGCTTCTCAAGGAGGCCCAATTATACTGTCGCAG atcgAGAATGAATATCAAAACGTGGAAAAAGCATTTGGAGAAGATGGATCACAGTATGTTGAGTGGGCTGCAAAAATGGCACTGGGCCTGAAGACTGGCGTGCCCTGGGTTATGTGCAAGCAAACTGACGCTCCTGATCCAGTG ATTAACACATGCAACGGAATGAAATGTGGAGAAACTTTTACAGGACCGAACTCCCCCAATAAGCCTGCATTGTGGACAGAGAATTGGACTTCTTT CTATCAAGTTTATGGTGGTGAGGCGTACATAAGGTCTGCGGAAGACATTGCATTCCATGTCACACTTTTTATTGCAAGAAAAAATGGAAGCTATGTCAATTACTATATG TACCATGGCGGAACTAACTTGGGGAGAACAACCTCTGCTTATGTCATAACATCCTATTATGATCAAGCTCCACTTGATGAATATG GTTTGTTAAGACAACCCAAGTGGGGACATCTCAGGGAGTTACATGCAGCAATCAAGTCCTGTTCTACCACTTTATTGGAAGGAAAGCAGAGCATTTTCTCTTTAGGACAACGGCAGGAG GGTTATGTTTTTGAAGAAGAAGGGAAGTGTGTTGCTTTCCTTGTAAACAATGATGATGTGAATATGTTTGATGTCCAATTTCGCAACAGATCATACAAGTTGCCTCCAAAGTCAATTAGTATATTACCATATTGTCAAAATGTAACTTTCAATACCGCAACT GTAAATACAAAGAGCAACAGAAGAGTCATAAGTCCAATTCAAACTTTCAGCTCAGCGGATAAATGGGAGCAATTTCAGGATGTCATCCCTAACTTTGACCAGATTTCGttaatatcaaacacattacTTGAGCAAATGAATGTAACCAAACACAAATCAGATTATCTATGGTATACTCTAAG gtttgaaaataatttctcttGTAGTGAACCAATACTCAATATTCAGTCTGCAGCTCATGTTACTCATGCTTTTGCAGACAACACATACCTAG GAGGGGCACATGGAAATCACGATGTGAAATCATTCACCACAGAGGTCCCCCTAACACTGAATAAAGGGACAAACAATATATCCATACTAAGCGTTATGGTTGGATTCCCG GATTCAGGAGCATTTCTTGAACGAAGATTTGCTGGCTTAACAACAGTGGAAATTCAGTGCAGTGAGGGGTCCTTCGATCTGACCAATTCTACATGGGGATATCAg GTTGGGTTACTGGGAGagaaattacaaatatatgaaCCAAGTAGTAACGCTGTTCAATGGGGTCCATTAGGGAATACTTCCAATCAAAATCTCATTTGGTTCAAG ACATCATTTGATAGAGCTAAGGGTGATGAGGGTGTTGCCTTGAATCTTGAATCAATGGGAAAAGGGGAAGTTTGGGTGAATGGACAAAGCATTGGTCGATACTGGATCTCCTTTCACCATTCTAAAGACCAGCCTTCACAAATACT GTACCATGTGCCGGGATCGTTCCTCAAAGATACTGAAaatgttttggttttgtttgaAGAAGAAGGTGGGAATCCTCTTCACATCTCCCTCAACACGGTTACCACTACAAATACGGATGACTAA